One segment of Nostoc flagelliforme CCNUN1 DNA contains the following:
- a CDS encoding DUF4864 domain-containing protein, giving the protein MEVTDNDAITIRFLIEHQLAAFQKDDAQGAFTFASPAIQAQFGTSDNFIQMVKISYPAVYRPRSVFFEKITTIQGNITQPVLLLASDGVPFRALYFMEKQPDNTWRINGCFLVSVESKEV; this is encoded by the coding sequence ATGGAAGTTACTGACAACGATGCCATCACCATACGTTTTCTAATTGAACACCAATTGGCAGCCTTTCAAAAGGATGATGCCCAAGGCGCTTTTACCTTCGCTAGTCCGGCAATTCAGGCGCAATTTGGAACCTCAGACAATTTTATACAGATGGTAAAGATAAGCTACCCAGCAGTATACCGTCCTCGTTCTGTCTTTTTTGAGAAGATAACAACCATCCAGGGAAACATAACTCAGCCAGTGCTACTACTAGCTTCTGATGGAGTTCCCTTTAGAGCTTTATATTTTATGGAAAAACAGCCAGATAATACGTGGAGGATTAACGGTTGCTTTCTAGTTTCCGTAGAAAGTAAAGAAGTATAA
- a CDS encoding GAF domain-containing protein: MRLLAIALTESDKRGVFQPAEDMAVPIEDFAAIEVLQQRQIRLIQDIAQLKERSPILEQLLAAGLHSCLTIPMNSQGALIGELYLASTDVEAFNSENWQMACEVTEQLAIAIQQSQLRQQLQEYAEKLEHRVLERTAQLQESNQDLL; this comes from the coding sequence ATGAGGCTTCTAGCGATCGCCCTCACGGAAAGTGACAAAAGAGGGGTATTCCAGCCTGCTGAAGACATGGCAGTGCCAATAGAAGACTTTGCTGCTATTGAAGTTTTACAGCAACGACAAATTCGTTTAATTCAAGACATTGCTCAATTGAAGGAACGTTCGCCAATTTTAGAGCAACTGCTGGCGGCAGGGTTGCATAGTTGCTTAACAATTCCTATGAACAGTCAGGGAGCTTTAATCGGTGAACTTTATCTTGCCAGCACTGACGTTGAGGCTTTTAACAGCGAAAATTGGCAGATGGCTTGTGAAGTCACAGAACAGTTAGCGATCGCTATTCAACAATCTCAACTCCGTCAACAACTGCAAGAATATGCCGAAAAATTAGAGCATCGTGTTTTGGAACGCACTGCACAACTACAAGAAAGCAATCAAGACTTACTCTAA
- the psaA gene encoding photosystem I core protein PsaA: MTISPPEREEKKARVIVDNDPVPTSFEKWAQPGHFDRSLARGPKTTTWIWNLHALAHDFDTHTSDLEDISRKIFSAHFGHLAVIMVWLSGMIFHGAKFSNYEAWLSDPLNVRPSAQVVWPIVGQDILNGDVGGGFHGIQITSGLFQVWRGWGITNSFQLYVTAIGGLVLAGLLLFAGWFHYHKRAPKLEWFQNVESMLNHHLQILLGCGSLGWAGHIIHVSAPTNKLLDAGVALKDIPLPHEFILNKDLLTELYPSFAAGLAPFFTLNWGQYADFLTFKGGLNPVTGGLWMTDIAHHHLAIAVIFIIAGHQYRTNWGIGHSIKEILENHKGPFTGEGHKGLYENLTSSWHAQLATNLAFLGSLTIIVAHHMYAMPPYPYLATDYATQLCIFTHHMWIGAFCIVGGAAHAAIFMVRDYDPVVNQNNLLDRVLRHRDAIISHLNWVCIFLGFHSFGLYIHNDTMRALGRPQDMFSDTAIQLQPVFAQWVQNIHTLAPGGTAPNALEPVSYAFGGGILAVGGKVAMMPIALGTADFLIHHIHAFQIHVTVLILLKGVLFARSSRLIPDKANLGFRFPCDGPGRGGTCQVSGWDHVFLGLFWMYNTISIAIFHFSWKMQSDVWGTVDADGAVTHITGGNFAQSAITINGWLRDFLWAQATQVINSYGSALSAYGLLFLGAHFVWAFSLMFLFSGRGYWQELIESIVWAHNKLKVAPAIQPRALSIIQGRAVGVAHYLLGGIATTWAFFHAHILSVG, translated from the coding sequence ATGACAATAAGTCCTCCGGAGCGAGAGGAAAAGAAGGCAAGAGTAATCGTCGATAATGACCCAGTTCCAACCTCATTCGAGAAATGGGCGCAACCTGGACACTTCGACAGATCCTTAGCCAGAGGCCCCAAAACCACCACATGGATTTGGAACCTTCACGCACTCGCCCATGATTTTGATACACATACAAGCGATTTAGAAGATATATCCCGCAAGATATTCTCAGCCCACTTCGGCCACTTAGCCGTAATAATGGTTTGGTTGAGCGGGATGATTTTCCACGGCGCGAAGTTTTCTAACTACGAAGCTTGGTTAAGCGACCCGTTGAACGTTAGACCAAGTGCTCAGGTCGTTTGGCCCATTGTTGGACAAGACATTTTAAACGGTGATGTTGGCGGTGGTTTCCACGGTATTCAAATCACCTCTGGTTTGTTCCAAGTATGGCGTGGCTGGGGTATCACAAACTCCTTCCAGCTTTACGTAACTGCGATCGGTGGCTTGGTATTAGCAGGCTTATTACTATTTGCTGGCTGGTTCCATTACCACAAACGCGCTCCCAAACTGGAATGGTTCCAGAATGTGGAGTCAATGCTGAATCACCACTTGCAAATCTTGCTAGGTTGTGGTTCCTTGGGATGGGCAGGTCACATAATCCACGTATCCGCACCGACCAACAAGCTTTTGGATGCAGGCGTTGCTCTCAAAGACATACCCTTGCCCCACGAGTTCATCTTGAACAAAGACTTGTTGACCGAGCTGTATCCCAGCTTTGCTGCTGGTTTAGCACCTTTCTTCACCTTGAACTGGGGTCAGTATGCTGACTTCCTGACCTTCAAGGGCGGTCTAAACCCAGTAACAGGCGGCTTGTGGATGACTGATATTGCTCATCACCACTTAGCGATCGCAGTTATCTTTATTATTGCTGGTCACCAGTACCGTACCAACTGGGGTATTGGTCACAGCATTAAAGAGATCCTGGAAAACCATAAAGGTCCTTTCACCGGTGAAGGTCACAAAGGTCTCTACGAAAACCTGACCTCATCCTGGCACGCTCAGTTGGCTACTAACCTGGCCTTCTTGGGTTCGCTGACCATCATCGTCGCGCATCACATGTACGCGATGCCCCCTTATCCATATTTGGCAACTGATTATGCTACACAGTTGTGCATTTTCACCCACCACATGTGGATTGGTGCATTCTGTATAGTCGGCGGTGCGGCTCACGCAGCCATATTCATGGTGCGGGATTACGATCCAGTTGTGAACCAAAACAACTTGCTGGATCGGGTGCTTCGTCACCGAGATGCGATTATTTCTCACCTTAACTGGGTGTGTATCTTCCTCGGCTTCCATAGCTTTGGACTTTACATTCACAACGATACAATGCGTGCCTTGGGACGTCCCCAAGACATGTTCTCTGATACAGCAATACAGTTGCAGCCAGTGTTTGCCCAGTGGGTACAAAATATCCACACCCTAGCTCCTGGTGGCACTGCTCCCAATGCGCTAGAACCCGTTAGCTATGCTTTCGGCGGTGGGATTTTGGCTGTAGGCGGTAAAGTTGCGATGATGCCCATTGCTTTGGGTACGGCGGACTTCTTAATCCACCATATTCACGCATTCCAAATCCACGTTACAGTCCTAATTCTGCTCAAAGGTGTACTGTTTGCTCGTAGCTCTCGTCTGATTCCAGACAAAGCAAACCTGGGCTTCCGCTTCCCCTGCGATGGTCCTGGTCGTGGCGGTACTTGTCAAGTATCTGGTTGGGATCATGTGTTCCTCGGACTTTTCTGGATGTACAACACAATATCCATTGCAATTTTCCACTTCAGCTGGAAGATGCAATCAGATGTCTGGGGAACCGTAGATGCAGATGGGGCTGTGACTCACATCACTGGTGGTAACTTTGCCCAAAGCGCCATTACCATCAACGGTTGGTTGCGAGACTTCTTGTGGGCACAAGCTACACAAGTCATCAATTCCTATGGCAGCGCGCTATCTGCCTATGGTCTACTCTTCTTAGGCGCTCACTTTGTCTGGGCATTCAGCTTGATGTTCCTGTTCAGTGGTCGCGGCTACTGGCAAGAACTGATTGAGTCCATTGTTTGGGCGCATAACAAACTGAAGGTAGCACCAGCAATTCAGCCTCGCGCTCTGAGTATTATTCAGGGTCGGGCTGTAGGGGTAGCTCACTACCTTTTAGGAGGAATTGCCACAACTTGGGCGTTCTTCCATGCACACATCCTTTCAGTAGGGTAG
- a CDS encoding DNA-methyltransferase produces the protein MQEKPITSPKEIIFNPSYTQQNGAAYLGDSLKLIEFIDDNSINLIITSPPFALTRKKEYGNETAEKYIEWFLPFAYQFKRVLADNGSFVLDLGGAYLPGNPVRSIYQYELLVRLCKEVGFFLAQEFYHYNPARLPTPAEWVTIRRIRVKDSVNTVWWLSKTPNPKADNRKVLKPYSQSMKQLLKNGYKAKIRPSGHDISDKFQKDNQGAIPPNLLEIANTESNSAYLRRCKAAEIRPHPARFPQGFAEFFIKFLTDEGDMVLDPFAGSNTSGFVAQTLQRRWISFEINEDYVMGSRYRFTQ, from the coding sequence TTGCAAGAAAAACCAATAACTTCACCAAAAGAAATAATTTTTAATCCTTCTTATACTCAACAGAACGGAGCAGCCTATTTAGGTGATAGCCTTAAACTTATTGAATTCATTGATGATAATAGTATTAATTTAATTATCACATCACCTCCATTTGCTCTAACAAGAAAAAAAGAATACGGTAACGAAACTGCTGAAAAATATATCGAGTGGTTCCTACCTTTTGCCTATCAATTTAAAAGAGTACTAGCAGATAATGGCTCATTCGTACTAGATTTAGGTGGCGCTTACCTACCTGGTAATCCCGTGCGGAGTATCTACCAATACGAACTTTTAGTCAGATTATGTAAGGAAGTAGGTTTCTTTCTTGCTCAAGAATTTTACCACTACAATCCGGCTCGACTGCCAACCCCTGCGGAGTGGGTAACAATCAGGCGAATTCGTGTAAAAGATTCTGTAAATACAGTTTGGTGGTTGTCTAAAACACCCAATCCTAAAGCAGATAACAGAAAAGTTTTAAAGCCCTATAGCCAAAGTATGAAACAATTACTCAAAAATGGCTATAAGGCTAAAATACGTCCTAGTGGACATGATATTTCCGATAAATTCCAAAAAGATAACCAAGGTGCAATTCCGCCAAACCTACTAGAAATTGCTAATACTGAATCGAATAGTGCTTATTTACGACGCTGTAAAGCAGCAGAAATTAGACCCCATCCAGCACGTTTTCCTCAAGGGTTCGCCGAGTTCTTCATCAAATTCTTAACTGATGAAGGTGATATGGTTTTAGATCCATTTGCAGGTTCTAACACAAGCGGGTTTGTGGCACAGACTCTGCAACGCCGATGGATATCTTTTGAAATTAACGAGGATTATGTAATGGGAAGTCGTTATCGTTTTACTCAATAA
- the psaB gene encoding photosystem I core protein PsaB, which translates to MATKFPKFSQDLAQDPTTRRIWYAIATGNDFETHDGMTEENLYQKIFATHFGHLAIIFLWASSLLFHVAWQGNFEQWIKDPLHIRPIAHAIWDPHFGKPAIEAFTQAGASNPVNIAYSGVYHWWYTIGMRTNSELYTGSVFLLLFAAVLLFAGWLHLQPKYRPSLAWFKSAEHRLNHHLAGLFGVSSLAWAGHLIHVAIPEARGQHVGWDNFLSTPPHPAGLTPFFTGNWGVYAQNPDTPGHIFSTSQGAGTAILTFLGGFHPQTEALWLTDIAHHHLAIAVIFIVAGHQYRTNFGIGHSIKEMLNSKSGLVPGSKSEGQFNLPHQGLYDTYNNSLHFQLGIHLAALGTITSLVAQHMYAMPPYAFIAKDYTTQAALYTHHQYIAGFLILGAFAHGAIFWVRDYDPEQNKGNVLERVLKHKEAIISHLSWVSLFLGFHTLSLYVHNDVVVAFGTPEKQILIEPVFAQFVQAAHGKVLYGLDTLLSNPDSIANTAWPNYANVWLPGWLDAINAGTNSLFLTIGPGDFLVHHAIALGLHTTTLILVKGALDARGSKLMPDKKDFGYAFPCDGPGRGGTCDISAWDSFYLATFWMLNTLGWVTFYWHWKHLGIWQGNVAQFNENSTYLMGWFRDYLWANSAQLINGYNPYGVNNLSVWAWMFLFGHLVWATGFMFLISWRGYWQELIETLVWAHERTPLANLVRWKDKPVALSIVQGRVVGLAHFTVGYVLTYAAFLIASTAGKFG; encoded by the coding sequence ATGGCGACGAAATTTCCGAAATTTAGCCAGGATCTCGCACAGGACCCGACGACTCGTCGGATATGGTATGCGATCGCTACAGGCAACGATTTTGAAACCCATGATGGCATGACGGAAGAAAATCTTTACCAAAAGATTTTCGCAACTCACTTCGGTCACTTGGCAATCATCTTCCTGTGGGCATCCAGCCTCCTGTTCCACGTAGCCTGGCAAGGTAACTTTGAACAGTGGATTAAAGATCCCCTTCATATCCGTCCCATCGCCCACGCGATTTGGGACCCCCACTTTGGTAAACCAGCGATCGAAGCTTTTACCCAAGCTGGCGCTAGCAATCCAGTAAATATTGCTTACTCTGGTGTTTACCACTGGTGGTACACCATCGGTATGCGGACTAACAGTGAACTCTACACAGGTTCAGTGTTCCTGTTGTTGTTCGCAGCTGTACTCTTGTTTGCTGGCTGGCTGCACTTGCAACCCAAGTACCGTCCTAGCTTGGCATGGTTTAAGAGTGCTGAACATCGGCTAAACCACCACTTAGCAGGTTTGTTTGGTGTTAGTTCTTTGGCTTGGGCTGGTCACTTAATTCACGTTGCTATCCCCGAAGCTCGCGGACAGCACGTAGGTTGGGATAACTTCCTATCCACCCCACCCCACCCAGCAGGTTTGACACCTTTCTTCACCGGTAACTGGGGCGTTTACGCTCAAAACCCTGATACTCCTGGGCATATATTCAGCACATCTCAAGGTGCAGGTACTGCAATTCTGACTTTCTTGGGTGGTTTCCATCCCCAGACAGAAGCTTTGTGGCTGACTGATATAGCTCATCACCACTTAGCGATCGCAGTTATCTTTATAGTTGCCGGACACCAGTACCGGACTAACTTCGGAATTGGTCACAGCATCAAAGAAATGCTGAACTCCAAATCCGGTTTAGTACCTGGTAGCAAGAGTGAAGGTCAGTTCAACCTGCCTCACCAAGGGTTGTACGACACCTATAACAATTCACTGCACTTCCAGTTGGGTATTCACCTAGCTGCTCTAGGAACCATCACCTCTTTGGTGGCACAGCACATGTACGCCATGCCTCCTTATGCATTTATTGCTAAGGACTACACAACTCAGGCAGCGCTGTACACGCACCATCAATACATTGCTGGTTTCCTGATCCTGGGTGCTTTTGCTCACGGAGCTATATTCTGGGTACGTGATTACGACCCTGAACAAAATAAGGGCAACGTCCTTGAGCGCGTGTTGAAGCACAAAGAAGCGATTATCTCCCACCTTAGCTGGGTATCTCTTTTCTTAGGCTTCCACACCCTCAGCTTGTACGTCCACAACGACGTAGTGGTTGCTTTCGGTACTCCTGAAAAGCAAATCCTGATTGAGCCAGTGTTTGCCCAGTTCGTCCAAGCTGCTCATGGTAAAGTACTGTACGGCTTAGATACCTTGTTGTCTAACCCAGATAGTATTGCAAATACAGCATGGCCCAACTACGCTAACGTTTGGTTACCAGGCTGGTTAGATGCCATCAATGCTGGTACTAACTCCTTGTTCTTGACAATTGGCCCTGGCGACTTCTTGGTACACCATGCGATCGCTTTAGGTCTGCACACCACCACCTTGATCTTGGTCAAAGGTGCTTTGGATGCCCGTGGTTCTAAGCTGATGCCCGATAAAAAGGACTTCGGCTATGCCTTCCCTTGCGACGGCCCCGGTCGTGGCGGTACTTGTGACATCTCAGCTTGGGATTCCTTCTACCTCGCTACATTCTGGATGCTCAATACCCTTGGTTGGGTTACCTTCTACTGGCATTGGAAGCATCTAGGTATTTGGCAAGGCAACGTAGCTCAGTTCAATGAGAACTCTACATATCTCATGGGCTGGTTCCGCGATTACCTCTGGGCTAACTCTGCTCAATTGATTAACGGTTACAACCCCTACGGCGTGAATAACTTGTCTGTCTGGGCTTGGATGTTCTTGTTTGGACACCTAGTTTGGGCTACTGGCTTTATGTTCTTAATCTCTTGGAGAGGTTACTGGCAAGAGTTGATTGAAACCCTTGTTTGGGCACACGAACGCACTCCTCTAGCTAACTTAGTTCGCTGGAAAGATAAGCCCGTGGCTCTGTCTATCGTTCAAGGTCGTGTGGTTGGTCTAGCTCACTTCACTGTTGGCTATGTCTTGACTTACGCCGCATTCTTGATTGCTTCTACTGCTGGTAAGTTCGGTTAA
- a CDS encoding SGNH/GDSL hydrolase family protein, whose amino-acid sequence MRDPYLLAAGLLTGLAIPASALPHLSIVLPENSRFLWDLKQGSQTIVSRQIIPSVDLSLPELSSQAFQPLKSSQPIAGDRNINSVDLSLPEVSSQGLPAPTESSLNPSAQAAGISLTSGNQLYYQRLAALKTGQIYTRVDSDNLQSLWESIKKRQLTYDDWKSLLALEARAIAQGQGANHLSILVGDSLSMWFPREKLPPGKLWLNQGISGDTSSGVLKRLGAFSATRPDIIYVMAGINDLRKGDSDQTILRNYRRIVRRLRQAHPKTQIIVQSILPTRLAKLSNSRIRHINIQLTQIAKQEGANYLNIYSWFTDMEGNLRPELTTDGLHLSQEGYDVWRSALQQIEYKLTQRGN is encoded by the coding sequence ATGAGGGACCCTTATCTGTTGGCAGCAGGCTTGTTAACAGGATTAGCAATACCAGCATCGGCTCTTCCACATTTGTCGATTGTCCTGCCAGAAAATTCTAGATTCCTGTGGGATTTAAAACAAGGTTCGCAGACAATAGTAAGTAGACAAATCATCCCCAGTGTTGATCTCTCTTTACCAGAACTCAGCAGCCAAGCGTTCCAACCCCTAAAAAGTTCTCAGCCAATAGCAGGTGATAGAAATATCAACAGCGTTGATCTCTCCTTACCAGAAGTCAGTAGTCAGGGATTACCAGCCCCAACAGAGTCATCACTCAACCCCAGCGCCCAAGCAGCTGGTATTTCACTGACATCTGGTAATCAACTTTACTACCAAAGATTGGCGGCTCTGAAAACAGGTCAGATTTATACACGCGTAGATAGTGATAATTTGCAATCATTGTGGGAGTCGATTAAGAAGCGTCAATTAACTTATGATGACTGGAAAAGTTTACTAGCTTTAGAAGCGAGAGCGATCGCTCAAGGTCAAGGTGCAAATCATCTAAGTATCTTAGTTGGTGATTCTTTGAGCATGTGGTTTCCTAGAGAAAAACTGCCTCCTGGTAAATTATGGCTGAATCAAGGCATATCTGGAGATACTTCCAGTGGCGTTTTAAAAAGATTGGGGGCATTTTCGGCAACCCGGCCGGATATCATTTACGTCATGGCTGGGATTAACGACTTACGAAAAGGCGATAGCGATCAAACAATTTTGCGTAATTATCGCCGAATTGTCCGTCGCTTGCGGCAGGCTCACCCAAAAACTCAAATTATTGTCCAATCAATTTTGCCTACTCGCCTAGCAAAACTTTCCAATAGCCGCATTCGTCATATCAACATACAACTAACCCAGATAGCCAAACAAGAAGGCGCTAATTATCTAAATATTTATAGCTGGTTTACGGATATGGAAGGTAATTTGCGCCCAGAGTTGACCACAGATGGGTTGCACCTGTCTCAAGAGGGTTATGATGTGTGGCGATCGGCACTACAGCAGATAGAATACAAGCTGACTCAACGTGGAAATTGA